The following coding sequences lie in one Kryptolebias marmoratus isolate JLee-2015 linkage group LG5, ASM164957v2, whole genome shotgun sequence genomic window:
- the sfpq gene encoding splicing factor, proline- and glutamine-rich isoform X1: MSRFNNNRFGMNNFQPRRGGGPGGPMRGGIMGNPHFRSHPFQNPNQNRRGTNNFNRPQNQGNQATQHKQQQQNQSGPIIPPPSPGPALTMKGPMDQGQQKPNPPASQPKVPSSPQKPGVTSPQVNQTNQNQGAQNQQLKPPAGNANEKKEPPQQSPKPPGPQQQGPKPAPQQGPKPAPQQSPKPGNQQSPKPGGGPQQGQKPGSGPQQGQKPGSGPQQGQKPGSGPQQSQKPGGGPQQGQKPGGGPQQGQKPGFQQTPKPELQQGQKPGPQQNIRPSPQQNQRPGPQQNQRPGPQQNQRPGPQQNQRPGPQQNQRPGPQQNQRPGPQQGQRPFSQPTLKAEQQEPKKEEPKTSGSAGSDGNQDQGFKAALSMLLKPGEKSYTQRCRLFVGNLPNDITEEILRKMFAKYGEPSEVFINKGKGFGFIRLESRALAEIAKAEMDDTPMRGRPLRVRFATHSAALSVKNLSPYVSNELLEEAFSQFGTIERAIVVVDDRGRSTGKGIVEFASRAAAKKALDRCNDGVFLLTTSPRPVIVEPLEQFDFDDGFPEKLAQKNHKYQAERDQPPRFARPGTFEFEYSKRWKSLDEMEKQQRDQVEKNMREAREKLESEMEDAYHEHQANLLRQELLRRQEELRRMEEMHSQEMQKRKEMQLRQEEERRRREEELLRKREMEDQMRRQREDSYRMGNFIDREMRMHTGGALGMDDMSFGGNNQQFSMSGLGFESQAGLGSSPGSLIGNEMRNERFSQSGSRGMGAGTSGFGRVREEFDGPLKKPRF, from the exons ATGTCTCGATTCAACAACAACCGTTTTGGAATGAATAACTTCCAACCACGCAGAGGCGGAGGTCCCGGCGGCCCAATGCGCGGTGGGATAATGGGAAACCCACATTTCAGGAGCCATCCTTTCCAGAATCCGAACCAAAATCGGAGGGGAACCAACAACTTCAACAGACCGCAAAACCAGGGGAACCAGGCCACGcaacacaagcagcagcagcaaaaccaGTCGGGACCAATCATCCCCCCACCAAGTCCCGGTCCGGCCCTGACGATGAAAGGCCCGATGGACCAGGGGCAGCAGAAACCGAACCCCCCTGCCTCCCAGCCGAAGGTGCCGTCCTCCCCGCAGAAACCTGGCGTGACGTCCCCTCAGGTGAACCAGACGAACCAAAACCAGGGAGCCCAGAATCAGCAGCTGAAGCCACCGGCTGGGAATGCTAACGAGAAGAAGGAGCCGCCTCAGCAAAGCCCGAAACCGCCCGGTCCACAGCAGCAGGGCCCGAAGCCCGCTCCCCAGCAGGGCCCGAAGCCCGCTCCCCAGCAGAGCCCGAAGCCCGGAAATCAGCAGAGCCCGAAGCCCGGGGGTGGACCACAGCAGGGCCAGAAGCCTGGAAGTGGACCACAGCAGGGCCAGAAGCCTGGAAGTGGACCACAGCAGGGCCAGAAACCTGGAAGTGGACCACAGCAGAGCCAGAAGCCTGGTGGTGGACCGCAACAAGGCCAGAAACCTGGAGGAGGACCACAGCAGGGCCAGAAGCCTGGTTTTCAGCAGACCCCTAAACCTGAATTACAACAGGGCCAAAAGCCCGGCCCCCAGCAGAACATCAGACCTAGCCCCCAGCAGAACCAGAGGCCTGGACCCCAGCAGAACCAGAGGCCTGGACCCCAGCAGAACCAGAGGCCTGGACCCCAGCAGAACCAGAGGCCTGGACCCCAGCAGAACCAGAGACCGGGTCCCCAGCAGAACCAGAGGCCTGGACCCCAGCAGGGTCAGAGACCTTTCTCCCAACCGACTCTAAAGGCAGAGCAGCAGGAGCCGAAAAAAGAAGAGCCTAAAACCAGCGGTTCTGCCGGGTCGGACGGGAACCAAGATCAG GGCTTTAAGGCCGCCCTGTCCATGCTGTTGAAGCCTGGGGAGAAGTCCTACACCCAGAGGTGCCGTCTGTTTGTTGGCAACCTGCCCAATGACATCACGGAGGAGATCCTCAGGAAGATGTTTGCTAAATATGGAGAGCCGTCAGAGGTCTTCATCAACAAAGGGAAAGGCTTTGGATTCATCCGGCTG GAGTCCCGAGCACTGGCAGAAATAGCGAAGGCAGAGATGGACGACACACCGATGCGAGGCAGACCCTTGCGTGTTCGATTTGCTACACACTCCGCAGCTCTGTCCGTGAAGAATCTGTCTCCTTATGTTTCCAACGAGCTCCTAGAGGAGGCTTTCTCACAGTTTGGGACGATAGAGAGGGCTATTGTCGTTGTTGATGATCGCGGACGCTCCACAGGCAAGGGCATCGTTGAGTTTGCCTCCAGAGCGGCTGCCAAAAAGGCCCTGGATCGTTGCAATGACGGAGTCTTCCTCCTCACAAC GTCACCTCGTCCTGTAATTGTTGAGCCTCTGGAGCAGTTTGATTTTGATGATGGTTTTCCAGAGAAGCTGGCTCAGAAGAACCATAAATATCAAGC AGAACGTGACCAGCCTCCTCGCTTTGCTCGTCCCGGCACTTTTGAGTTTGAATATTCCAAACGCTGGAAGTCTTTGGACGaaatggagaagcagcagagagatcAGGTGGAGAAGAACATGCGTGAGGCCCGCGAGAAGCTGGAGAGTGAGATGGAGGACGCTTACCATGAGCACCAGGCCAACCTGCTCCGTCAGG AACTGCTGAGGCGTCAGGAAGAACTGAGGCGCATGGAGGAGATGCACAGTCAAGAGATGCAGAAGAGAAAGGAAATGCAGCTGAG acaAGAGGAAGAACGACGCAGGAGGGAAGAAGAGTTGCTTCGGAAGAGGGAAATGGAGGACCAGATGCGCCGCCAGCGTGAAGACAGCTACAGGATGGGCAACTTTATCGAT aggGAAATGAGAATGCACACCGGTGGAGCTTTGGGCATGGATG acatgTCCTTCGGAGGAAACAACCAGCAGTTCTCAATGAGCGGACTCGGCTTTGAGAGCCAGGCGGGGCTGGGATCTTCACCTGGAAGCTTGATTGGCAACGAAATG CGCAACGAGCGCTTCAGCCAGAGCGGTTCTAGGGGGATGGGTGCGGGTACCTCTGGGTTTGGCAGGGTCCGTGAGGAGTTTGACGGTCCCCTAAAGAAACCCcgtttttaa
- the sfpq gene encoding splicing factor, proline- and glutamine-rich isoform X2, with translation MSRFNNNRFGMNNFQPRRGGGPGGPMRGGIMGNPHFRSHPFQNPNQNRRGTNNFNRPQNQGNQATQHKQQQQNQSGPIIPPPSPGPALTMKGPMDQGQQKPNPPASQPKVPSSPQKPGVTSPQVNQTNQNQGAQNQQLKPPAGNANEKKEPPQQSPKPPGPQQQGPKPAPQQGPKPAPQQSPKPGNQQSPKPGGGPQQGQKPGSGPQQGQKPGSGPQQGQKPGSGPQQSQKPGGGPQQGQKPGGGPQQGQKPGFQQTPKPELQQGQKPGPQQNIRPSPQQNQRPGPQQNQRPGPQQNQRPGPQQNQRPGPQQNQRPGPQQNQRPGPQQGQRPFSQPTLKAEQQEPKKEEPKTSGSAGSDGNQDQGFKAALSMLLKPGEKSYTQRCRLFVGNLPNDITEEILRKMFAKYGEPSEVFINKGKGFGFIRLESRALAEIAKAEMDDTPMRGRPLRVRFATHSAALSVKNLSPYVSNELLEEAFSQFGTIERAIVVVDDRGRSTGKGIVEFASRAAAKKALDRCNDGVFLLTTSPRPVIVEPLEQFDFDDGFPEKLAQKNHKYQAERDQPPRFARPGTFEFEYSKRWKSLDEMEKQQRDQVEKNMREAREKLESEMEDAYHEHQANLLRQELLRRQEELRRMEEMHSQEMQKRKEMQLRQEEERRRREEELLRKREMEDQMRRQREDSYRMGNFIDREMRMHTGGALGMDDMSFGGNNQQFSMSGLGFESQAGLGSSPGSLIGNEMERRPMEGG, from the exons ATGTCTCGATTCAACAACAACCGTTTTGGAATGAATAACTTCCAACCACGCAGAGGCGGAGGTCCCGGCGGCCCAATGCGCGGTGGGATAATGGGAAACCCACATTTCAGGAGCCATCCTTTCCAGAATCCGAACCAAAATCGGAGGGGAACCAACAACTTCAACAGACCGCAAAACCAGGGGAACCAGGCCACGcaacacaagcagcagcagcaaaaccaGTCGGGACCAATCATCCCCCCACCAAGTCCCGGTCCGGCCCTGACGATGAAAGGCCCGATGGACCAGGGGCAGCAGAAACCGAACCCCCCTGCCTCCCAGCCGAAGGTGCCGTCCTCCCCGCAGAAACCTGGCGTGACGTCCCCTCAGGTGAACCAGACGAACCAAAACCAGGGAGCCCAGAATCAGCAGCTGAAGCCACCGGCTGGGAATGCTAACGAGAAGAAGGAGCCGCCTCAGCAAAGCCCGAAACCGCCCGGTCCACAGCAGCAGGGCCCGAAGCCCGCTCCCCAGCAGGGCCCGAAGCCCGCTCCCCAGCAGAGCCCGAAGCCCGGAAATCAGCAGAGCCCGAAGCCCGGGGGTGGACCACAGCAGGGCCAGAAGCCTGGAAGTGGACCACAGCAGGGCCAGAAGCCTGGAAGTGGACCACAGCAGGGCCAGAAACCTGGAAGTGGACCACAGCAGAGCCAGAAGCCTGGTGGTGGACCGCAACAAGGCCAGAAACCTGGAGGAGGACCACAGCAGGGCCAGAAGCCTGGTTTTCAGCAGACCCCTAAACCTGAATTACAACAGGGCCAAAAGCCCGGCCCCCAGCAGAACATCAGACCTAGCCCCCAGCAGAACCAGAGGCCTGGACCCCAGCAGAACCAGAGGCCTGGACCCCAGCAGAACCAGAGGCCTGGACCCCAGCAGAACCAGAGGCCTGGACCCCAGCAGAACCAGAGACCGGGTCCCCAGCAGAACCAGAGGCCTGGACCCCAGCAGGGTCAGAGACCTTTCTCCCAACCGACTCTAAAGGCAGAGCAGCAGGAGCCGAAAAAAGAAGAGCCTAAAACCAGCGGTTCTGCCGGGTCGGACGGGAACCAAGATCAG GGCTTTAAGGCCGCCCTGTCCATGCTGTTGAAGCCTGGGGAGAAGTCCTACACCCAGAGGTGCCGTCTGTTTGTTGGCAACCTGCCCAATGACATCACGGAGGAGATCCTCAGGAAGATGTTTGCTAAATATGGAGAGCCGTCAGAGGTCTTCATCAACAAAGGGAAAGGCTTTGGATTCATCCGGCTG GAGTCCCGAGCACTGGCAGAAATAGCGAAGGCAGAGATGGACGACACACCGATGCGAGGCAGACCCTTGCGTGTTCGATTTGCTACACACTCCGCAGCTCTGTCCGTGAAGAATCTGTCTCCTTATGTTTCCAACGAGCTCCTAGAGGAGGCTTTCTCACAGTTTGGGACGATAGAGAGGGCTATTGTCGTTGTTGATGATCGCGGACGCTCCACAGGCAAGGGCATCGTTGAGTTTGCCTCCAGAGCGGCTGCCAAAAAGGCCCTGGATCGTTGCAATGACGGAGTCTTCCTCCTCACAAC GTCACCTCGTCCTGTAATTGTTGAGCCTCTGGAGCAGTTTGATTTTGATGATGGTTTTCCAGAGAAGCTGGCTCAGAAGAACCATAAATATCAAGC AGAACGTGACCAGCCTCCTCGCTTTGCTCGTCCCGGCACTTTTGAGTTTGAATATTCCAAACGCTGGAAGTCTTTGGACGaaatggagaagcagcagagagatcAGGTGGAGAAGAACATGCGTGAGGCCCGCGAGAAGCTGGAGAGTGAGATGGAGGACGCTTACCATGAGCACCAGGCCAACCTGCTCCGTCAGG AACTGCTGAGGCGTCAGGAAGAACTGAGGCGCATGGAGGAGATGCACAGTCAAGAGATGCAGAAGAGAAAGGAAATGCAGCTGAG acaAGAGGAAGAACGACGCAGGAGGGAAGAAGAGTTGCTTCGGAAGAGGGAAATGGAGGACCAGATGCGCCGCCAGCGTGAAGACAGCTACAGGATGGGCAACTTTATCGAT aggGAAATGAGAATGCACACCGGTGGAGCTTTGGGCATGGATG acatgTCCTTCGGAGGAAACAACCAGCAGTTCTCAATGAGCGGACTCGGCTTTGAGAGCCAGGCGGGGCTGGGATCTTCACCTGGAAGCTTGATTGGCAACGAAATG